One Sebastes umbrosus isolate fSebUmb1 chromosome 6, fSebUmb1.pri, whole genome shotgun sequence DNA window includes the following coding sequences:
- the olfml3a gene encoding olfactomedin-like protein 3B isoform X2: MKPVIVLLVSTAWAFTGAQYYYQGLMDYLENRLLAIEDRMLLWHGQSHRYHTELLDFKKLTAEAMDGLRNEFSMMSKDLEGAAVRVDRVEREMDYVETQTSPRACANKADKVVEQGAWGLEESRGKEEEEEDWEELHSRVSDCVDIISGIRSVKILKRVGSPKGMWTRDPRSSKVYVFNGTSGDNIYQFNSVRDFSRSPGVTGSRQIRLPSEWGGPGSAVYNGYLYYIQQDTDTDMQVVKYDLLSGSVTDAAIFPVESHATVYNLNPETVADLAADDEGLWLLYASSDSEPNINLAKMDPATLDIEQIWDTRCPRENAEAAFVVCGTVYVVYNTRLASRSRIQCLFDVNDMVVSEEAPLIYFPRRYGAHASLKYNPEEKQLYGWDDGYQIIYRLTMKRKLLV; this comes from the exons GACCGCATGCTGTTGTGGCACGGACAATCCCATCGCTACCACACGGAGCTGCTGGATTTCAAAAAGCTGACTGCTGAGGCCATGGATGGGCTGAGAAATGAGTTCAGCATGATGTCCAAAGACCTTGAAGGAGCTGCGGTCCGAGTGGACCGGGTGGAGCGAGAGATGGACTACGTGGAGACCCAGACTTCCCCTCGGGCGTGTGCGAATAAGGCGGACAAGGTGGTGGAGCAGGGAGCCTGGGGgctggaggagagcagaggaaaggaagaggaggaagaagactgGGAGGAACTGCACTCCAGAGTCTCTG ACTGTGTGGACATCATCTCTGGCATCAGATCAGTGAAGATCCTGAAAAGAGTTGGCAGTCCCAAGGGCATGTGGACCAGAGATCCCAGGTCGTCCAAGGTCTACGTCTTTAACGGGACGTCAGGGGACAACATCTACCAGTTCAATTCTGTACGCGACTTTTCTCGCTCTCCTGGCGTCACCGGCAGCCGACAGATCAGGCTTCCCTCTGAGTGGGGCGGTCCTGGCAGCGCCGTCTATAACGGCTATTTGTACTACATACAGCAGGACACAGATACGGACATGCAGGTGGTCAAGTATGACCTGCTGAGTGGCTCAGTGACAGATGCCGCCATATTCCCAGTGGAGAGCCACGCTACCGTTTACAACCTCAACCCAGAAACCGTTGCAGACCTCGCAGCAGACGATGAAGGTCTCTGGCTCCTGTACGCCAGCAGCGACAGTGAGCCAAACATCAACCTTGCGAAGATGGATCCCGCCACGCTCGATATAGAACAAATCTGGGACACCCGGTGCCCACGGGAGAACGCAGAGGCGGCTTTCGTAGTCTGTGGGACCGTCTATGTCGTCTACAACACCCGCCTGGCCAGCCGCTCCCGAATCCAGTGCCTGTTTGACGTCAACGACATGGTGGTCAGCGAGGAGGCCCCCCTGATCTACTTTCCCCGGAGGTATGGAGCCCACGCCAGTCTGAAATACAACCCTGAGGAGAAACAGCTCTACGGCTGGGACGATGGCTACCAAATCATCTACAGACTGACCATGAAGAGGAAACTCCTGGTCTGA
- the olfml3a gene encoding olfactomedin-like protein 3B isoform X1, whose product MLLWHGQSHRYHTELLDFKKLTAEAMDGLRNEFSMMSKDLEGAAVRVDRVEREMDYVETQTSPRACANKADKVVEQGAWGLEESRGKEEEEEDWEELHSRVSDCVDIISGIRSVKILKRVGSPKGMWTRDPRSSKVYVFNGTSGDNIYQFNSVRDFSRSPGVTGSRQIRLPSEWGGPGSAVYNGYLYYIQQDTDTDMQVVKYDLLSGSVTDAAIFPVESHATVYNLNPETVADLAADDEGLWLLYASSDSEPNINLAKMDPATLDIEQIWDTRCPRENAEAAFVVCGTVYVVYNTRLASRSRIQCLFDVNDMVVSEEAPLIYFPRRYGAHASLKYNPEEKQLYGWDDGYQIIYRLTMKRKLLV is encoded by the exons ATGCTGTTGTGGCACGGACAATCCCATCGCTACCACACGGAGCTGCTGGATTTCAAAAAGCTGACTGCTGAGGCCATGGATGGGCTGAGAAATGAGTTCAGCATGATGTCCAAAGACCTTGAAGGAGCTGCGGTCCGAGTGGACCGGGTGGAGCGAGAGATGGACTACGTGGAGACCCAGACTTCCCCTCGGGCGTGTGCGAATAAGGCGGACAAGGTGGTGGAGCAGGGAGCCTGGGGgctggaggagagcagaggaaaggaagaggaggaagaagactgGGAGGAACTGCACTCCAGAGTCTCTG ACTGTGTGGACATCATCTCTGGCATCAGATCAGTGAAGATCCTGAAAAGAGTTGGCAGTCCCAAGGGCATGTGGACCAGAGATCCCAGGTCGTCCAAGGTCTACGTCTTTAACGGGACGTCAGGGGACAACATCTACCAGTTCAATTCTGTACGCGACTTTTCTCGCTCTCCTGGCGTCACCGGCAGCCGACAGATCAGGCTTCCCTCTGAGTGGGGCGGTCCTGGCAGCGCCGTCTATAACGGCTATTTGTACTACATACAGCAGGACACAGATACGGACATGCAGGTGGTCAAGTATGACCTGCTGAGTGGCTCAGTGACAGATGCCGCCATATTCCCAGTGGAGAGCCACGCTACCGTTTACAACCTCAACCCAGAAACCGTTGCAGACCTCGCAGCAGACGATGAAGGTCTCTGGCTCCTGTACGCCAGCAGCGACAGTGAGCCAAACATCAACCTTGCGAAGATGGATCCCGCCACGCTCGATATAGAACAAATCTGGGACACCCGGTGCCCACGGGAGAACGCAGAGGCGGCTTTCGTAGTCTGTGGGACCGTCTATGTCGTCTACAACACCCGCCTGGCCAGCCGCTCCCGAATCCAGTGCCTGTTTGACGTCAACGACATGGTGGTCAGCGAGGAGGCCCCCCTGATCTACTTTCCCCGGAGGTATGGAGCCCACGCCAGTCTGAAATACAACCCTGAGGAGAAACAGCTCTACGGCTGGGACGATGGCTACCAAATCATCTACAGACTGACCATGAAGAGGAAACTCCTGGTCTGA